CCTTTATTTCACTCCTTCTCTCTGCCATTCCTGGAGCCTCTTGTCTATCTCCAGTGACCTAGCACCGCAAGCCTGAGCATTATCATACCATATAAGTTATGGCTCACCTTCCACCTAATTTCCATCTTCCAtagttttgttgaaatatttcaCCCTTTGATGGATTTGCTTGCTCCTCTCGCTATAggtttatatattctttttatttctttgctgtcATTTAGGTGTAGTCTTGAGAAGGAAAGGagataaatacatatattcaatCTTCTATTTTCAACTAGAATGTCTGCTTAATTCAAAAGTGTTTGTGTGCAAACTTTCCCCTCTAAGTCTGGTTTTGTGAGTAATGTTAATTCTCTGCCTGGTAGACTCAAGAAACAATGCTCTATCTGATTATGGGAGAAAGGTTCAGATAACCTTGGGTGGTTTAAAATTTCTTACTGAGAAATCTGTTCAAGGGGAAAGTACTTAAGATactgggtgggggtgggcagtAGGAGATAACTCTCTTCATGATTTAAGAACCCTAGTTATTTATTTACAACTGTAATAAGAGAAATAGTCAAGTAACTACAcagttctacaaaaaaaaatttttttacaaaatgttaaacaaaaagtttaaagTTAACTTGAagattagttaaaaataaaatacaacaaaaagttGTTTTCATTCTGCTTCTAAACCACGTTACTGTGCATGTCTGATCCTTTGATTTCCTCCAAGTTTCTATCACCTGAAAGGGACAAAAGCTGTAGCATCAGCCAGGCAAGCCACTCCTTATCCTACTCATTTACAAAGAATGTCCCCTTTGAGCCACTATGATATTGGCTGGTTACTCACACCACAGATAACTCAGGATTGGCTAGGACTGCAATTAAAATACTGTTTGCCTATAAGAGTTGATAAGCCACAATATAAATGTACACAAGCTCCTGTTCTTGGGCTATATCATAAAgcatttgctctcttatttcCTCCTACACAATTTCATGCAAGATCTAGAAAGGACACACTGCCTCTGGTCAGAAGAAAAGattgttaaagaagaaaaagcctcAGATGGGTCTTCTGAGTTCTAAGAACTCCAAAATCAACCAAGCCCACGTTCTTCTTCTGGGACTTGATTCAGCAGGGAAGTCTACTCTCCTTTACAAACTAAAGCTTGCTGAGGATATTACAACCATGCCAACAATAGGTTTCAATGTGGAGATGATCGAATTGGAAAGCAGCCTTTTGCTCACAGTCTGGGATGTTGGAGGACAGGAAAAAATGAGAACTGTTTGGAGCTATTATTGTGAGAATGCTGATGGGCTGGTGTATGTTGTGGACAGTACAGATCAACAGCGACTGGAAGTCTCACGGAAAGAGTTTGAGCACATTTTGAAGAATGAACATATTAAAAATGTGCCTGTTGTCCTATTAGCCAACAAACAAGATGTGCCTGGAGCTCTGACTGCGGAGGACATTACCAGAATATTCAAAGTGAAGAAGCTCTGCAGTGACCGGAACTGGTATGTGCAACCCTGCTGTGCCCTCACAGGCGATGGGCTGATAGAAGGATTCAGGAAATTAACTGGATTCGTGAAAAGTCACATAAAATCAAGAGGAGACACTTTAGCATTCTTCAAGCAAAAATGAGACAGTGGAAAGATTGAAGCCTCAAAAAAGATAAAGTTGAAAcggtaattttttttccatcttaattGAGAAAAGCAAGTGACTTAAGTTGGCAAATGTTTCCTGagttttttttcacataaatttagTTAAACAAGTCtagaaaatagttatttttagcCAGAAACTAGGAAACTGTATGGTAATGATCAAAATGAAGAATTTGTATTTTGCAAAATTTTAACATGATTCAGAATAGTCATGCTTGGAATGGGATAAATTAtgactttattaattttatatgacttCTAGAACAAAGTTTAAATAACTTGACTGCTAATCAAGTCTGTTTTTTTCAGGCATTGACTTTCTACCCTGCAATAGCTGAGTGGTATGAAAAATGAACTTTATATTACGGAGAGGAAAAAATTGGAAGCTAATATTTTGTATATCCTATTCCCTAAATAAAGCTCCTTTTCTGGATTCTTGCCAGATTTTTGAAACTCATTGCTGGGAACTTCCTCAAGTGTCTTAAACAATGAACCTCAGGCTAATTGCCTAGAGGCTATGTTCTTTAGGGAACAGAAGTGTGCAACCAAAAGTTCTGGGCATTATGGTAGTACTGTAGAATTTAGGACAAGTTCTGTGTTTAGGGCTAAGCTCTAGGCTGCAGCCTTAAGATCTGCTTCAGAGGAATTCAGGATTACCTAGCAACACATGTACAGCCTATTGTGCTGATAAACTGAAGCAAATCTCTGTTCTCAGGGACCTTCGCATGGGGAAGCAACATAAAGCTAGTAGTTAGAATACAGAAGTTAAATTCTGTGTTGTTATTGTAAGAAATGTTGTCTAAGATGTTGTCTAAGAAGTCGCTAACTTCCAGAAGGGTGCAGGTTAGTGACTGGAAGTTTCCATCACTAGGATACTCTCAGAAATACTGTGACAAGGAAAGGGGAGGCAAAACCAAAGATTGAATTGGAATTTCTGTGCCAGGCTCAGAACTCCTAGGGGAGCCCTGGTCCTAACAAACTCTCCTCCTACCCTACCTCAATAAGTCTCATTTGGGCTGGAAGCAGGCCTCCAGCTTTCACAGCAGCTTCTTGGACTCCAAATTCCAAGATCATAGaggaaaataaaggtatggtaAGTCAAGGGTGTTACACcttatattttgtgtgtgtgttagtgtttttctcttttcctcttcattaTGACTTAATTCTTGGCATACTTCCTTCCATGCCACATGGTATAGTTTAAATAATACAGAAGATAAGCCCTTTGTTACTGTTGATTGAATACATGGGTGTGCTAGGCAATAGGCTAAGTGCTTTCATACATCTTCTCATTTAATGTTCATAACTGCCCTGAAAATAAAATGGCATTATTATCCCAATTTTAACAAGTGAGGATTGAGactaaataaagttaaaatataaaaaccacaCCAAAAAAACTTTGTATTTTAACTGAGGAATTGCAGAACCAAGATTCAAATTTAGGTGCCTGTGACTCTAAGGCCTGTGTCATTGTTAATGCCAAAATATTGTTTTACAGATAAGGTATGATCTCTGTTTTCAATGAGCTTCTAATCCCCAAGAATAAACCCAGGACTGCTTAGCTGCAGAGCACTTCTAGCATATAAGAGTTCCTGATTTAATCCCTGGcaatggggggtggggaggatgcCAGgccaatatatatatttcttttcttttatttatttttttaaagagagagagagagagagagagagagagagagagagagagagagagagaattaatatttattttttagttctcggcagacacaacatctttgtttgtatgtggtgctgaggatcgaacccgggctgcacgcatgccaggcgagcgcgctaccgcttgagccacatctccagccctatatatttcttttataataagaATGTTTTTAGAATACATTGTGATAACAGAGATGTAAGAAAGATGCTGAAAGATTGTTGCCAAAAGATTTTCTAATTTCAGGAAGATCTCAGGAGGGTGGCAATGTTAAACATTAATAATAGGATTTTCCCTGAGTTTCCTCAAATGGTTAAAACTTCAAATATACATCTCCCTTTACAATttccttcagtgttttttttttaaattgaatcatTCTAGTAATCTAAACATTAGAAGCCACTAATTTACTtctatagaaaatatttgaatagaaaatgtttcctggtagctgggtatagtggcatacacttgtaatACCAGagttgggaggttgagacaggaggatttcaaatctgagaccttgtttcaaaaaaaaagactttggtgtagctcagtggtaaaacacccctgggtttaatccccagtactacaaaaataaaaaaaataaattaagtctCTGGGTATTCTAGTATTTTGGTCATTTGAATTAAGCCAAGCCCTTTGTGACCCAGTCATCAtgtaaaattcaaagaaaacagtctgaaaaaatattagaagtctctggtgtgtgttgtgtgtgatgggcagataaaatattttttttcttttgaattcaggggtgcactaaccactgagcaacatccctagtgATTTcaggaatattaatattttagagacaggatctcactaagttgctgaggctggctttgaacttgtgatcttcagcctcagcctccaaaactgctgggattacaggcttgcaccacaggcctgtttttttttttttttttttttttttcctttttcttttttgacttggAATTGAACAGTTTGtaggggctctaccactgagttacagccccagacatttttgttttgaggaatCTCACTGAATAGCCCacgatggctttgaatttgtcattctactgccttagcctcctggatCACTGGGCTTATAGCAATGTGCCAGTGTACCTGGCTGATATAGAATTAAAGTAGAggaaattttataaagtttttcctATCATTTCAAAATCTCTCCCAATATAGCAGCCATTCCTCAAAATCTCTGGCAATACTCTCCCAGAAACTTGTATGCTGTTTTACTTTTTCCCTGGGATCTATGTTTTTTCCATGagtagctttctttcttttttgatgttaattccatcattcttttctttctttgacatttCCCTCCTGTTCTCCCTAGCATGTTCCCTCTGTCCTTTAACACACATGGATGTATGGgtaaacacaaacatacacacatatacctgTAAACCCTTAACCCAGATGTACAAATAGTGCtgataggggacagacagatatgagtggtgggaacatgaggttaagggaatatttctataaaatgggtccactgtgctgacccccatgtgctttcttttccaagaagcaatctACCTGCAGCTCTGCCTAGTTTAAGTcaacaggatatgtcacattcctcagcaaactacctgttatctgcagaaTGCAGGctgaaataatgttgataagaacacaagttacccttAAGGGGGGGGGGAAATTTTGTGATCCTTACATGGAAAAGATCCCAGAATTTGGGAAGATAAAGATAATTCCCTTttaccataaaatctgtaagaacagatTCCAGTTAGAACCAGCATGGGCCAAAGGGACCTAGAGTTGTCAAGGCAGTGGGGTCTtaaaaatctgatgtcatcctgctatCAGTCAAAAATCAAGAGGTAGAACCTGAACAGGACTCTCAGGAAACTTCGCTGGGATCCCTAATAAAACTGGAGTGAAGGAGAGTCATGTTATCCCTCTCTTCTCTGAGAGAAACCCCTCTATCCCTTGAGGTGCTCCCCtatcccttttcccatcccttctaataaacttaTTGCCTGTTactctgaaatctttctgacttgatcacaaaAATCTGGGTTTAAAGGTGGGGGGGTATCTTAGTGCCATCTCAGTTACCAAAATGGCCCCAGCCCTGTAACAGTGACTGAAACTGAGGGAAGATAATAAGACAAGCAAGATAGTAGGAAAATATTCCTTAGCAGATGGGAAGAAAGAAGCTGTGAATATTTATACTTTGATATTTGTtgttatcatatattttattttatcatattttattgtggtgctggagattgaaccaagatTCTCACACATGTTCaacaagttctctaccactgagctagatcctgaaccatttattttgctttatttttgtacatTCTTTCCAAGCATTTtatcagcatattttttttaatttttatttttttaagagagagagagattttaatatttatttatttatttattttagttttcagtggacacaacatctttttgttttattttaaaacaaattttgcatatatttgagGTTTACAATGAGATGTTATGGAATACATATAGATAATAAAAAGGCTACTATAGCATAGCAAATTATCATTTCACATAGTTAATCTTTCTGTGGGAAAAGTATCTAAAAATctacttatttaataaaaatcccAAATTCCTTACAATTTTATCTTGTTCCCAATCTGTAACATAGCAAAACTTTTATCAAAGTAGCATACCACGGTGGATCTGATAGCAACCAAAATTACACCACTTCAGAAATGTTTCTTGGTTAAAGATTTAAAGAGTAAATCTCGAAATTTTGATTTAAAGCTAAGTgtcagatattattttttttaatatttattttttagttgtaattgaacacaataccttttatttatttatgtttatgtggtgctgaggtttgaacccagagcctcctatgtgtgaggcaagcgctatactgctgagccacaaacccagcccagtgTCAGATATTATGAAAGGTAAATATTAGCTAAATATTTCTATCTGATTTTCTAAATATTCTATGTGAAAAAATTCCTACAGGACATAAGAATAAagaatgatgaataaataaaacagcagCAGTGACtgacatatattaaaattaatttgcccattttaaaagcTGATCATCACTGTGTTCTGATGATGTACAAAGTGAGTTTCATCAAGCCAAAGAGGCTGGTAATTTTAGATGAAGTGACTATGGTGCTAGTTTCCCATAAGTGACCCTCAGTCTCAGAGGCTTACTGATCACTGCAGTATACTGGGTATGTGGGAAAACAACCTAAGAAACAGATACCCCTGAGTTCTGTTCTGCAGACCTCTAAGTTGGCAAGTTCTTGTTCACAAGAGCTCTCTCTTCAAAGAGAAGCAAAGTGTTTGAGAGACAGACaggattagggatgtggctcaagctgtaacgcgcttgcctggcatgcacaggcgctgggttccatcatcagcaccacataaaaataaaataaagatgttgtgtccactgaaaactaaaaaataaatattaaaaacttatctctctctctctaaaaaaaaaaaagagagatagacAAATTTCTTTCGGGCAGTGCTAATGAGTATTTTAACATAACAGAAGCTAATGTCATAGGAATTCCATTTCCAGTCCATCATATTTTTACCATAGTGTTCACTATTAGAAACTAAGTTACTTCAAGCATAAGAAAGCATATTTTACCTTGAAAATGCTACACACATATAAAAGATGGTTATTAGATGACAATAATATGAGTAGTGTTTTTACAAATACTATCTATCACATTTCTTCACAAAAATTTTATGAGGGAGCTGGTCTCAGTGGCTCtcctgcttgtaatcccagtagctctggaggctgaggcaggaagatcacaagttcaaagccagccttagcaatttagggaggccatcaacaacttagtgagatactatctcaaaatcaaaaataaaaggggctgaggtgtgacttagtgattaagtgaccctaggttcaattcctggtacaaaacaaaaacacaaaaaccaaaactCTTTGTTTCTCTAACCAAATGTTAGAGAAATGGACCAGCATGCTTCTTGCACCCCAAATTtacaaaatatcttcattttttccttggtATCTTATATATACCAACAAATGCTGTCAGTTCTCCACTGCTCAGTCCTCACCACTGTCAAAAGGCCATCAACAATTCCCGTCTACATAACTGCATTTTCCACACAAGTCTGTTGAGATgatctttgaaaaatgaaaaactgattGTATCATTCCCCTGCTTCACCATACCCCATTCATTTCTTAGTAGAGGTGGTGCCCAACTCCTGTTTCTCTTGCCTTCTTCTGCCTCCAGTCCTACTGAGATAGGGACTTAGGATACTAAGAGAgtaatattgtattttaaaagaaacacccACAAGCCATTGAAATGGAGAAAGCATAGTTGTAAATTTTGAGCAACATGACCTTAGCCTatgcccttgtaaaatgagggaaatatgCAAGGGCAGGGAAAACTGGTGCAAAATTGTACAGCTTCATCCTGGATCCACCTCTAGTGGTGGCTGCTGATACAGTCCTTCTAATATTTGACCCCCTAGTCCAAGTCGGGGCTTTGGAATAAGAACTGGAATTCTGATTAGTCACTAGTTTGTTTTTTAGGCAGGTTGCTTTACCTCTCTGAATCAGTCTTCCTAATTAGAACTATGACTTgaacaagaaataaacttttattaagCCATGGAAGATCTGTAAATTGTTAGAGCCACTGCTGTTAAATTGCCCTAATAAATTAAATAGTCTCCTTTTCGTCACAAACCCCATCTGACCTGCCTCCCCACATCGGTCCTACCACCCTCATTTGCCTCACAGGGAAAagggatttaatttttcttcaactttttattttgaaaattttcaaatctttAGAAAAGTTGAAAGAGAAAAGTTAACGCAGatgtatttagtttttttttttttttttttttttttttggtactggggattgaaccagggacaattagccactgagctacatccccatcccatttttattttatttttttagatttatttatttatttatttaatgtggtgttgaggattgaacccagtatttcacatataccaggcaagtgctctaccactgagctccccccaaccttttttaaaaaatttgaaacagggtctcactaagttgcttagggcctcactaagttgctgaggctggtttttgaacttatgatcctgagcctctggagccactgtgattacaggtgtgtaccactgcatctGGAAAactagaattaatttttttaaatatatatttttagttgtagatggacacaatacctttatttatttgtatgtggtgctaaggatcaaacccagtgcctcacacatgctagacaagctctctaccactgagctacagccccagcccctagagttAATTTTGATGTAATATTGAAATAAGATTCTCTTTTCCTCCAAATATTTAACCACTCATCACATAACTTATCAAATTCTGTATTGAATTGCTAATTTTTCCACTGccacttttaaaatagtttttaaatattatttttttatatttccatttttactaTCCTAGCTTTTCATACTGCCAGCTTTCATCTAGATTACTGCTATAGCTTTCCAACGCTTTTCTTGGTCttctatctttttctcttttcctttttctatttctctgtctctgtctctcagtCTCACTCTCaatctctacacacacacacacacacatacagttgCAATCATTCTAATTCTTTATAATTCTTCATGCCTAAATACTTCATCATGTATATCCTTAAATCAACCTTCTTTTATATAACCATAGTACCATTATAAACATCAATTTTCagcattattaaatattatttaatagttAATAATCAAATTTCCTTCATATTATCACTTATAGAATTTATAGAATTTGTTTGATCCAGAATCTATCGTATTTGCTTATGtcacttttaattttgaacattttccttaccttttcttggttttcttctaCCTAgatttgtttgtatgttttgcccaggggattgaatttagggtctTACTTGTGCTAAGCCAAATATTCTAAGGCCGAACTACCTCACCAGCCACTCCTTCacctttaatctattttgagacagagtctggccaAGTTTAAggcaggctagctttgaacttgcaatcctcctttctcagtctcctgagtcactgggattacaggtatacactaCCACACCAACCTTATAATTATTATACTAAATATtctttttgcagtgttggggattgaacccctggtgcatgctaggcaagcactctctcactgagctatatgcccagtcctctttctttctttctttccttccttccttccttccttccttccttccttccttccttccttccttccttccttctttctttctttctttctttctttctttctttctttctttctttctttctttctttctttctttctttctttctctctttcctttctttctttctttctaaatggAATCTGGCTTTATTGTGCAGACTAGTCTCCAACTCTTGGGTTTAAGCCATTCTCATTCTCAGCCTATTGAgtatctgggactacaggcatataccactatGCCAAGCtcattaatactttttttttctttgtggtattgaagattgaacccagaagcattcTATTTTTGAGTTACAtcctaagccctttttatttattttaatttgttatatatgacagcagaatgcatttcagctaataatacacatatacagcacaatttttcatgtctctggttatgcacaaaatagagtcacaccatttatgtcttcatacatgtacttacagtaatgatgtccatctcattccaccatcctccctgctcccctgcccgcttccttcccctccttcccctttgccctatctaaagttcctccattcctcccattccCCCCCACCTCCATTAAGGatcagcatctacatatcagagaaaacatttggcctttgtttttttagcgtcttgctaaattgctgaggctggttttgaatttgtaattcttctgtttcagcctccctcTGTTTCTTCATGATTTGATTGTggttaaatattttgagaaagaatattctataaacattttattttccactGCATTCACCAGGGAGTCACAGTGTCtgtttggaaaactggaaactataaaatagtaatttttctattatttcttgtACATTTTCTGGGTGGCATCCTTCTATAAAGATAAACTTTCTCTTTTATATCCCCTCTCCTTAATGTCTACTCAAACGCAGTTCCATGGATCAACATCAGCAGCACTGCCTGCAAGCTGCTTAGAAAATGCATCCTCGATCCTCATCCAGACTGATGAATCAGGATCTTCAGTGGGGAAGAGGTGTACAAGCTTTTGTGTTGTGACCCAAAACCATTATAATCCATTTCTGGTATTATTCTTATTAATGCTCAACTGTCTCACATTTTCTCAAGGAAGTCCCTGCAAGATAGTTACTATGTACTATTGCTGAGTTTCTATGAGTCTTTGAGTACTTCCTTGTTTGGGGGGAATTCTGAGGTTGTTTCCCAGGTTTACCTTGTACTAATTTTCCTACTTGGATATCTGAGGCCTGAAATTAACTATTTCTCCAAGGAGCTttgaggtgtttttgttttttttttaactggggatagTATTTGGAAATCAAATAAT
This window of the Ictidomys tridecemlineatus isolate mIctTri1 chromosome 3, mIctTri1.hap1, whole genome shotgun sequence genome carries:
- the Arl14 gene encoding ADP-ribosylation factor-like protein 14, translating into MGLLSSKNSKINQAHVLLLGLDSAGKSTLLYKLKLAEDITTMPTIGFNVEMIELESSLLLTVWDVGGQEKMRTVWSYYCENADGLVYVVDSTDQQRLEVSRKEFEHILKNEHIKNVPVVLLANKQDVPGALTAEDITRIFKVKKLCSDRNWYVQPCCALTGDGLIEGFRKLTGFVKSHIKSRGDTLAFFKQK